A single genomic interval of Arctopsyche grandis isolate Sample6627 chromosome 8, ASM5162203v2, whole genome shotgun sequence harbors:
- the Nagk gene encoding N-acetylglucosamine kinase isoform X2 produces the protein MSDRDEVLLGGIEGGATHSRLSICNGNGKELASVTGPGTNHWMLGVEECAKRISNMVAQGKRLAGIPEDKHLDVLGLSLSGCEQEASNQKLADAVRAESPYAAKSLLVCSDTAGSVATAAPRGGLVIISGTGSNTLLCNPDGSQHGCGGWGYLLGDEASAYWISHRAIKIYFDQEDNFAKPPHPTDFVWDAIKKHFNVTTRTDLLDHCYAKFDKPMFAGLCSKLAVGAKDGDALSLYLFKEAGELMAKTVMALVPKMDPVLYARDPLKIVCVGSVWLSWDFLKPGFVEVLGQEKISFDIELLRLTTSTSLGTIYLAADFINFDFKRHYEKNYNIFYKYEGKNGVKNSPITNGKHKTSEVKDLIALWSNGKI, from the exons TGGAGCGACACATTCAAGACTGTCAATTTGCAACGGCAATGGCAAAGAGTTGGCAAGCGTCACCGGCCCCGGCACCAACCACTGGATGCTGGGCGTCGAAGAGTGCGCCAAGAGGATATCAAACATGGTCGCCCAGGGAAAGCGTTTAGCCGGCATACCTGAAGACAAACACCTGGACGTACTC ggtcTCTCGTTGTCGGGATGCGAGCAAGAGGCCAGCAATCAAAAGTTAGCTGATGCTGTACGAGCCGAATCCCCTTATGCTGCTAAATCTCTACTCGTATGCTCCGACACGGCAGGAAGTGTGGCTACTGCGGCACCAAGAGGCGGCTTGGTTATCATAAGTG GGACTGGTTCAAATACATTGCTGTGCAATCCTGACGGTTCACAACACGGATGCGGAGGATGGGGATATTTACTTGGCGACGAGGCTAGCg CGTATTGGATTTCGCACCGAGCCATCAAAATTTACTTCGACCAGGAAGACAATTTTGCGAAGCCGCCACATCCCACCGACTTTGTCTGGGATGCCATCAAAAAGCACTTCAACGTAACGACGAGGACTGATCTTTTAGATCACTGCTATGCGAAATTCGATAAGCCCATGTTTGCAG GTTTGTGTTCGAAGTTGGCAGTGGGTGCTAAAGACGGGGACGCACTCTCCCTGTATCTTTTCAAAGAAGCCGGAGAACTCATGGCCAAGACTGTGATGGCTCTCGTGCCGAAAATGGATCCGGTCCTGTACGCGAGAGACCCGCTGAAGATCGTGTGCGTTGGCTCCGTGTGGCTCAGCTGGGACTTCCTGAAGCCGGGATTCGTGGAAGTATTAGGGCAGGAGAAAATATCGTTCGATATCGAATTGTTGAGGCTGACTACGTCGACGTCGTTAGGGACAATTTATTTGGCTGCCGATTTTATCAATTTCGATTTCAAAAggcattatgaaaaaaattacaatatattttacaaatacgaGGGCAAAAATGGCGTGAAAAACAGTCCCATCACCAACGGAAAGCACAAAACGTCCGAGGTCAAAGATTTGATCGCACTTTGGTCGAATGGAAAAATTTAA
- the NSD gene encoding nuclear receptor binding SET domain protein produces the protein MTIKKGPLCMVENEMDSVDVVNASAELNGSVHLLNGSGDFSNASNQSCSSKTSKSPSLFDDGSPLQNISRYGRNRKQKTITDFLIGSSYDSQKLLMAPVKTMRSVSPKKRSPDKKCSLSPDAFSKLTSTPCSSTSGKGNVKVYVRKDLIQKKNKKEETANLMRSMFSPIKSETSPVKPERSLSPVDKIVLKKSPQGIFQCSPKKSDLSKSNLNFDSEADFTNFENDPLISKIKIENEPEENVNSLFLADELACGWVVGELAWARVGAHPLWPCLITRDPVNDMFVRKKTIGRSVVPSYVMHVTFFADNGRHSWLISNLLMRFNGLDDFNTIKSELTPEMRKKDPKYCAAFEIRQSKQTKWRSAVSEAEMLLRRPPELRENFLFNMLCTTTNSVKKTPKSKNKKEPKIKIENDPNGSLSESLFDSLFSEDVKPIIQENGSLLDRTIHSDCSPKFEKKISQTHMDRWLSKAKAPLKNQLESETVTSPVSDKSKPNNVDSPIPLKKRKNVAKSRDKTLPNNESSSEIEIITKIIIETEDEPVEQDQSISEPLNNNDSELVFPIVPNKRGRKRKADLKIEPKISNDENSDTSDIVKPEKAASDDVPKVTKNGDKYGNPKFQQFLSLKRDSIMDENPALSESDLVSYLYQVWEYGENQMADEMKNSNSVCLVKGMAEDILPPPIKKLRKPHSESRDSSQSPTTGLERYTRKKAVTSYFVGWDSDTADSDSDFDAPLSDKVKIKDVEVKVKENSSSHVDVKEEMVKVDVDEINKALNKSSSTIRSEMYMESLKIVKPNIFKGMSKEKVCEICESPSNLVKCKGPCQRMFHIECVRKELEPEPVPESGGSLLKKRKKRGRPKEEKADSKTNSGTSEDCSDEFEDYRFILNGYGDTSPSPASNEGDDASTNVNSDTIELMDQSVIDFENQMSQKMMELMESESCIDMESSSISSSDDCDWSNIKAGQCVIVDVKITKNKKKDDALEAEIFKCNHCLNFEVPLCFVCKSATQPKTGDEYRQRCNIIHCHQFYHPECLKVWPQTKYSTCTITKAMNKRHTEALSCPRHVCHTCVSDDPQGCKTRFSGDKLAKCVRCPATYHCFTQCVPAGTRLITASQIICPRHNNLKSGRTCHINTAWCFICAKGGTLVCCETCPTSVHAECLNVPLPEGGYICEDCETGRLPLYEELVWVKLGHYRWWPALVLHPVDIPPNIKALPHEPGQFAVRFFGIYDHYWINGGRVFPYQEGDTGHASGRKSAVDNAFVTAVKQAQEAFAIIKSFKGRGPGDSELSSSLLPPKYVKLKVNRAIGGAIATSKLGAKGGVSRCDCDPSSEKPCAPDTDCLNRMLLTECSPSVCSAGERCGNQAFEKRLYPPLEPSRTSYRGWGLKALVDIKKGDFVIEYVGEVIDETEFQRRMTRRQEMRDENYYFLTLDKDRMIDAGPKGNVARFMNHSCEPNCETQKWTVNGDTRVGLFALKDVEAGSEVTFNYNLACAGDDKKKCLCGTKRCAGYIGAKPKQEEVVPKKPRLKHLKRKYKRRISNSPVATTSKATPRLNKSLIEKEVEVAPEPEGIDLDVAIINKAVSELEARSSLDSFESFVALNGSSSMQKFDDCETIESEGSPASASAKKAFENKNGKVIGKRKRLSLQLSTKTKSQPAPNEVSGVKRSRSNSVQFSDSVTVIDGNDEVRFGRSSALKCDERKDIPVSEQNGFSESKKPFKSGGEDIRNHFKPEI, from the exons ATGACAATTAAGAAAGGCCCTCTCTGTATGGTTGAAAACGAGATGGATTCGGTTGATGTCGTCAATGCTAGTGCTGAGCTAAACGGTTCGGTGCATCTCTTGAACGGATCCGGCGACTTTAGCAACGCGTCCAATCAGTCGTGCTCTTCGAAGACTTCGAAGAGTCCTAGTCTCTTCGACGACGGCAGTCCGTTGCAAAACATAAGCCGCTACGGTCGAAACAGAAAGCAGAAGACCATAACTGATTTTTTGATTGGCTCGTCGTACGACAGTCAGAAATTGCTGATGGCTCCGGTGAAGACGATGAGGAGTGTGTCGCCAAAGAAAAGATCTCCAGATAAAAAGTGCTCGCTCAGTCCAGATGCATTCTCGAAGTTGACGTCGACTCCTTGCAGTTCGACGTCCGGCAAGGGTAATGTTAAGGTATACGTGCGGAAGGATCTCATTCAGAAGAAGAATAAAAAGGAAGAGACGGCGAATCTCATGCGAAGTATGTTCTCTCCTATCAAAAGTGAAACTAGTCCGGTGAAACCCGAACGTTCCTTGTCCCCTGTGGATAAAATCGTATTAAAGAAATCCCCACAAGGTATATTTCAATGCTCGCCAAAGAAGAGCGATCTTTCCAAGAgcaatttgaattttgattcaGAAGCCGATTTCACCAATTTTGAAAATGATCCGTTGATTTCTAagataaaaatcgaaaatgaaCCCGAGGAAAATGTCAATAGCTTGTTTTTAGCTGACGAGCTGGCTTGTGGTTGGGTAGTCGGCGAGCTCGCCTGGGCACGTGTCGGAGCACATCCTCTGTGGCCTTGTTTAATCACCAGAGATCCTGTAAATGACATGTTTGTTCGGAAAAAAA cgATCGGAAGGTCGGTTGTTCCATCTTATGTTATGCACGTGACATTTTTTGCTGATAATGGAAGACATAGTTGGTTGATAAGCAATCTTTTGATGCGTTTCAACGGTTTGGAtgatttcaatacaattaaatcGGAACTTACTCCAgag atgagAAAAAAGGATCCGAAGTATTGTGCTGCTTTTGAAATTCGGCAAAGTAAGCAGACCAAATGGCGTTCTGCCGTGAGTGAAGCTGAAATGCTTTTGCGGCGACCTCCAGAACTTCGAGagaactttttatttaatatgcttTGCACTACCACTAATAGTGTAAAAAAGACACCAAAGTCAAAAAATAAGAAGGAGCCGAAGATTAAAATTGAGAATGATCCAAATGGATCTCTGAGTGAATCTCTTTTTGATAGTTTATTTTCTGAAGACGTTAAACCAATTATACAAGAAAATGGTTCGCTTCTGGATAGAACAATTCATTCTGATTGTAGCCCCAAATTTGAGAAGAAGATTAGTCAAACTCATATGGATAGATGGCTTTCTAAAGCGAAAGCGCCGTTGAAGAATCAACTCGAGTCAGAGACGGTAACGTCGCCAGTTTCCGATAAAAGTAAACCTAATAATGTCGATTCGCCAATTCCTCTTaagaaacgtaagaatgtagcGAAATCTCGCGATAAAACATTACCAAATAATGAAAGTTCTTCGGAAATAGAAATCATTACCAAAATTATAATCGAAACAGAAGATGAACCAGTTGAACAAGATCAATCCATTTCGGAACctctaaataataatgatagcgAACTGGTGTTTCCCATAGTGCCAAATAAACGGGGACGGAAACGAAAGGCTGACTTAAAAATAGAACCTAAAATATCCAATGATGAAAACAGCGACACTTCCGATATTGTGAAACCAGAGAAAGCTGCATCGGATGATGTTCCAAAGGTGACGAAGAATGGTGATAAGTATGGCAATCCAAAGTTCCAACAGTTCCTATCTTTGAAGAGGGATTCCATCATGGATGAAAATCCCGCATTAAGTGAAAGCGATCTCGTATCTTATCTGTATCAAGTCTGGGAGTACGGTGAGAATCAAATGGCCGACGAGATGAAGAACAGTAACTCGGTATGCCTTGTTAAAGGTATGGCTGAAGATATATTACCGCctccaataaaaaaattgaggaAGCCACACTCCGAGTCGAGGGATTCTAGTCAAAGTCCTACCACTGGCTTGGAACGGTACACCAGAAAGAAGGCGGTTACGTCTTATTTCGTGGGTTGGGATTCGGATACTGCAGATAGCGATTCCGATTTCGATGCACCGTTATCTGATAAAGTCAAAATCAAAGACGTGGAAGTCAAAGTCAAAGAGAATTCTAGCAGTCATGTGGATGTGAAAGAAGAGATGGTGAAAGTGGATGTCGATGAAATCAACAAGGCGTTGAATAAGTCATCGTCGACAATAAGGTCTGAAATGTACATGGAATCGTTGAAGATAGTCAAGCCAAATATATTCAAAGGGATGTCCAAAGAAAAGGTGTGCGAAATATGCGAATCTCCAAGTAATTTAGTCAAATGTAAAGGACCGTGTCAGAGGATGTTCCACATCGAGTGTGTTAGAAAGGAGTTGGAGCCGGAACCTGTACCAGAATCGGGCGGTTCCCTATTGAAGAAACGCAAGAAGAGAGGCAGACCGAAAGAAGAAAAAGCGGACTCGAAAACAAACAGCGGCACTTCGGAAGATTGCAGCGACGAATTCGAAGACTACAGATTCATTCTGAACGGCTACGGAGACACTTCTCCGAGTCCGGCGTCAAACGAAGGTGACGACGCTTCAACCAATGTCAACTCTGACACAATCGAGCTGATGGACCAGAGTGTAATTGACTTTGAGAATCAGATGTCCCAGAAAATGATGGAGCTGATGGAGAGCGAGAGCTGTATAGACATGGAATCGTCTTCGATCTCCTCCAGCGACGACTGCGATTGGAGCAACATAAAAGCCGGCCAGTGCGTCATCGTCGACGTAAAGATCaccaaaaacaaaaagaaaGACGACGCGTTGGAAGCCGAGATCTTCAAATGCAACCATTGCTTGAATTTCGAAGTGCCGCTGTGCTTCGTCTGCAAGTCGGCAACTCAGCCAAAGACCGGAGACGAGTACCGACAGAGGTGCAATATCATCCACTGTCACCAATTCTATCACCCCGAGTGTTTGAAGGTGTGGCCGCAGACCAAGTACTCTACTTGCACCATCACAAAAGCTATGAACAAGAGGCATACAGAGGCTTTGTCGTGTCCACGGCACGTTTGTCACACGTGCGTTTCTGACGATCCTCAAGGATGTAAGACTAGATTTTCCGGAGATAAGCTTGCAAAGTGCGTACGGTGTCCGGCGACTTATCACTGCTTCACACAATGCGTCCCCGCCGGAACCCGTCTGATAACTGCATCGCAGATTATTTGCCCGAGACATAACAATTTGAA ATCAGGAAGGACGTGTCACATCAACACGGCGTGGTGTTTCATCTGCGCTAAAGGCGGTACGCTAGTATGCTGCGAGACCTGTCCTACGTCCGTCCACGCAGAATGTCTCAACGTTCCTTTGCCTGAAG GCGGTTATATATGTGAGGATTGCGAGACGGGTCGTCTTCCGTTGTACGAAGAGCTCGTTTGGGTCAAGCTCGGTCACTATCGGTGGTGGCCAGCGCTCGTGCTGCATCCTGTCGACATTCCACCGAACATCAAGGCGCTCCCTCACGAGCCGGGACAGTTTGCCGTCAGGTTTTTCGGAATATACGACCATTATTGGATCAACGGTGGACGAGTGTTTCCGTACCAGGAAGGCGACACAGGTCACGCTTCAGGAAGGAAGTCGGCAGTGGACAACGCTTTCGTGACGGCAGTCAAACAAGCTCAAGAAGCGTTTGCCATTATTAAAA gttTTAAAGGGAGAGGTCCCGGTGATAGTGAGTTGTCGTCTAGTCTTCTACCGCCTAAGTACGTTAAGTTGAAAGTGAACCGAGCGATAGGTGGAGCTATAGCTACTTCTAAACTCGGAGCCAAAGGTGGCGTTTCTAGATGTGATTGTGATCCTAGCTCGGAGAAACCTTGCGCTCCGGATACGGATTGTTTGAATAG aaTGCTGCTCACTGAGTGTTCGCCGAGTGTTTGTTCAGCTGGTGAAAGGTGTGGTAATCAAGCTTTTGAAAAAAGACTGTATCCTCCGTTGGAGCCTAGTCGTACTTCGTATAGGGGTTGGGGACTGAAAGCACTCGTCGATATCAAAAAAG gcgATTTCGTAATTGAATACGTCGGTGAAGTTATCGACGAGACTGAATTCCAGCGCAGAATGACGAGAAGGCAAGAAATGAGGGATGAAAACTATTATTTCTTAACATTAGACAAGGATAGAATGATTGACGCTGGTCCCAAAGGAAACGTAGCTCG ATTTATGAATCATTCGTGTGAACCAAATTGTGAGACCCAAAAGTGGACTGTGAACGGTGATACTAGAGTAGGATTGTTTGCTTTAAAAGACGTCGAAGCT GGGTCGGAAGTTACGTTTAATTACAATTTAGCATGTGCCGGAGACGATAAGAAGAAATGCTTATGCGGTACTAAAAGATGTGCTGGATATATCGGTGCCAAACCGAAACAG GAGGAAGTCGTACCTAAGAAACCtcgtttaaaacatttaaaacgtAAGTATAAAAGAAGAATAAGCAATTCACCTGTTGCTACGACTAGTAAAGCTACACCTCGGTTAAATAAAAGTCTCATAGAAAAAGAAGTTGAGGTTGCCCCAGAGCCGGAAGGTATCGATCTGGACGTGGCTATTATAAACAAAGCTGTGTCGGAATTGGAAGCGAGGAGTTCTTTAGATTCATTTGAATCATTTGTCGCGTTAAACGGCTCCTCGagcatgcaaaaattcgacGACTGCGAGACGATCGAGTCTGAAGGTAGTCCCGCGAGTGCGTCTGCGAAGAAAGCTTTTGAAAATAAGAACGGTAAAGTGATAGGGAAAAGAAAACGATTATCGCTTCAATTGAGCACCAAGACCAAGAGTCAGCCGGCGCCGAATGAGGTCTCCGGTGTTAAAAGGAGTCGGTCGAACAGTGTGCAGTTCAGTGATTCAGTGACGGTGATCGACGGCAACGACGAGGTCAGGTTCGGTCGGAGCAGCGCTTTGAAGTGCGACGAGCGCAAGGATATACCCGTGTCGGAGCAGAACGGCTTCAGCGAGAGCAAGAAGCCGTTCAAGAGCGGCGGCGAGGATATTAGGAACCATTTCAAGCCGGAAATTTAG
- the Nagk gene encoding N-acetylglucosamine kinase isoform X1 → MQGENDMSDRDEVLLGGIEGGATHSRLSICNGNGKELASVTGPGTNHWMLGVEECAKRISNMVAQGKRLAGIPEDKHLDVLGLSLSGCEQEASNQKLADAVRAESPYAAKSLLVCSDTAGSVATAAPRGGLVIISGTGSNTLLCNPDGSQHGCGGWGYLLGDEASAYWISHRAIKIYFDQEDNFAKPPHPTDFVWDAIKKHFNVTTRTDLLDHCYAKFDKPMFAGLCSKLAVGAKDGDALSLYLFKEAGELMAKTVMALVPKMDPVLYARDPLKIVCVGSVWLSWDFLKPGFVEVLGQEKISFDIELLRLTTSTSLGTIYLAADFINFDFKRHYEKNYNIFYKYEGKNGVKNSPITNGKHKTSEVKDLIALWSNGKI, encoded by the exons TGGAGCGACACATTCAAGACTGTCAATTTGCAACGGCAATGGCAAAGAGTTGGCAAGCGTCACCGGCCCCGGCACCAACCACTGGATGCTGGGCGTCGAAGAGTGCGCCAAGAGGATATCAAACATGGTCGCCCAGGGAAAGCGTTTAGCCGGCATACCTGAAGACAAACACCTGGACGTACTC ggtcTCTCGTTGTCGGGATGCGAGCAAGAGGCCAGCAATCAAAAGTTAGCTGATGCTGTACGAGCCGAATCCCCTTATGCTGCTAAATCTCTACTCGTATGCTCCGACACGGCAGGAAGTGTGGCTACTGCGGCACCAAGAGGCGGCTTGGTTATCATAAGTG GGACTGGTTCAAATACATTGCTGTGCAATCCTGACGGTTCACAACACGGATGCGGAGGATGGGGATATTTACTTGGCGACGAGGCTAGCg CGTATTGGATTTCGCACCGAGCCATCAAAATTTACTTCGACCAGGAAGACAATTTTGCGAAGCCGCCACATCCCACCGACTTTGTCTGGGATGCCATCAAAAAGCACTTCAACGTAACGACGAGGACTGATCTTTTAGATCACTGCTATGCGAAATTCGATAAGCCCATGTTTGCAG GTTTGTGTTCGAAGTTGGCAGTGGGTGCTAAAGACGGGGACGCACTCTCCCTGTATCTTTTCAAAGAAGCCGGAGAACTCATGGCCAAGACTGTGATGGCTCTCGTGCCGAAAATGGATCCGGTCCTGTACGCGAGAGACCCGCTGAAGATCGTGTGCGTTGGCTCCGTGTGGCTCAGCTGGGACTTCCTGAAGCCGGGATTCGTGGAAGTATTAGGGCAGGAGAAAATATCGTTCGATATCGAATTGTTGAGGCTGACTACGTCGACGTCGTTAGGGACAATTTATTTGGCTGCCGATTTTATCAATTTCGATTTCAAAAggcattatgaaaaaaattacaatatattttacaaatacgaGGGCAAAAATGGCGTGAAAAACAGTCCCATCACCAACGGAAAGCACAAAACGTCCGAGGTCAAAGATTTGATCGCACTTTGGTCGAATGGAAAAATTTAA